Proteins encoded in a region of the Elizabethkingia bruuniana genome:
- a CDS encoding S41 family peptidase, with protein sequence MIKQILLFGFLFSLNTIWSQTKYQKDFNEFWNDIDQKYAYLDEQQINWQKVKEIYSPKVAEINNTYAFVQLLEKILNELHNGHSSLNTNLDISNRLVPSGQDIYVEKEQDKYIIADVRKGYGAEKSGLKAGMEVSLFNGKNIEDQLKQFLPKYTDQYTPAMYQYALDMLFAGTHNVKREIAIAEKGKSVNFYPDNFITLSGNKQLLESKILNKKTAYLKVNNSLGDNNLISTFDKALDSLLNYKNVIIDLTETPSGGNTTVARAIMGRFTDKMLPYQVHEFDEVRYQTKRHWVEYVVPRGKTYKGKLYILVGHWTGSMGEGLAIGFDGMKRAKVIGTKMAGLIGAISGFQMTETKIGYQFPTERLYHVNGTPREDFVPGIHTKNIEETLHKAFEIK encoded by the coding sequence ATGATTAAACAAATTTTACTTTTTGGATTTTTATTTTCTTTAAATACAATATGGTCACAAACTAAGTATCAGAAAGATTTTAACGAATTTTGGAATGATATAGATCAGAAATATGCTTATCTGGATGAACAACAAATTAATTGGCAGAAGGTAAAAGAAATTTACAGTCCGAAAGTGGCGGAAATCAATAATACTTATGCATTTGTTCAGTTGCTGGAAAAGATTCTTAATGAACTTCACAATGGTCATTCGTCTCTGAATACTAATCTTGATATTTCAAATAGGCTGGTTCCTTCCGGACAAGATATATACGTTGAAAAAGAACAGGATAAATATATTATTGCTGATGTGAGAAAAGGCTACGGTGCAGAGAAATCCGGATTAAAAGCAGGAATGGAAGTAAGCTTATTTAATGGAAAGAATATAGAAGACCAGCTAAAACAATTCCTTCCCAAGTATACAGATCAGTATACACCCGCAATGTATCAATATGCATTGGATATGCTTTTTGCAGGTACCCATAATGTGAAAAGAGAAATTGCTATAGCTGAGAAGGGTAAATCTGTAAACTTTTATCCTGATAATTTCATTACACTGTCTGGTAATAAACAACTTTTAGAAAGCAAAATATTAAATAAAAAAACAGCATATTTAAAAGTAAACAACTCATTAGGAGATAATAATTTAATATCAACCTTTGATAAAGCGCTCGATTCATTATTGAATTACAAAAACGTAATAATTGATTTAACAGAAACCCCGAGTGGCGGAAATACAACTGTTGCAAGAGCTATTATGGGAAGGTTTACAGATAAGATGCTTCCATATCAGGTGCACGAATTTGATGAGGTAAGATATCAAACTAAAAGACATTGGGTAGAATACGTTGTACCGAGAGGCAAAACTTACAAAGGAAAACTTTATATTTTAGTAGGACACTGGACCGGAAGTATGGGAGAGGGCCTGGCTATTGGCTTTGACGGAATGAAACGAGCTAAAGTAATTGGGACAAAAATGGCAGGATTAATAGGTGCAATATCGGGCTTTCAGATGACTGAAACTAAGATTGGATATCAATTCCCTACAGAAAGGTTGTATCATGTGAATGGAACGCCGAGGGAAGATTTTGTTCCAGGAATACATACTAAAAATATAGAAGAAACTCTTCATAAAGCTTTTGAGATAAAGTAA
- a CDS encoding alpha-amylase family glycosyl hydrolase, whose product MIGQLSTDWKHTANIYEVNVRQYTEEGTFKAFEKELPRLKDMGIKVLWFMPITPIAQEQKKGSMGSPYAAQDYTSVNPEFGTLQNFKDLVNTAHEQGFKVIIDWVANHTGWDHIWTKTHPEYYLHDADGSFHKASGMDDIIELDYTNQEMRREMIEAMKFWVREADIDGFRCDLASWVEADFWEQARPETEKIKPLFFIGEYDELENPEYGKTFDASYSWKWMHLTEDFYKNNLPLSNLINLLKQYSNIQYSSMRAWFTSNHDENSWNGTEYEKYGEMAKALAVFSITWDGIPLIYSGQELPLRTKRLEFFEKDPIPWNGTYEMAAFYKKLLTLKSNNPALRGADSNVVTILLQNTSPGKVFSYLRKNGDDEVLVILNMSREAELNFSLTDSYVLGIFRSLFSDTEHDFTSQTAFTLQPFEYMVFEK is encoded by the coding sequence ATGATTGGACAATTATCAACGGATTGGAAGCATACAGCTAATATTTATGAAGTTAATGTAAGGCAATATACAGAAGAAGGAACTTTCAAAGCTTTTGAAAAGGAATTGCCCCGACTAAAGGATATGGGAATAAAAGTATTGTGGTTTATGCCCATTACTCCTATTGCTCAGGAGCAGAAGAAAGGGAGCATGGGGAGCCCATATGCTGCACAGGATTATACATCTGTCAACCCGGAATTCGGAACCTTACAGAATTTTAAAGATCTTGTGAATACCGCGCATGAGCAAGGCTTTAAAGTAATTATAGACTGGGTAGCCAATCATACGGGGTGGGACCATATATGGACCAAAACGCATCCTGAATATTATCTGCATGATGCTGATGGAAGCTTTCACAAAGCTTCAGGTATGGACGATATTATAGAGCTTGATTATACAAATCAGGAAATGCGTCGGGAAATGATTGAAGCAATGAAATTCTGGGTAAGGGAAGCAGATATAGACGGATTCAGATGTGATTTGGCGTCCTGGGTAGAAGCTGATTTCTGGGAGCAGGCACGCCCTGAAACAGAGAAAATAAAACCTTTATTTTTTATTGGTGAATACGACGAACTGGAAAATCCTGAGTACGGAAAGACATTTGATGCCAGTTATTCATGGAAATGGATGCACCTTACGGAAGACTTTTATAAAAACAATCTGCCGCTTTCGAATCTTATAAATCTGTTAAAACAATATTCAAATATTCAGTATTCCAGTATGCGGGCTTGGTTTACATCCAATCACGATGAAAACAGCTGGAATGGTACCGAGTATGAGAAATATGGTGAAATGGCCAAAGCTTTAGCCGTGTTCAGTATTACATGGGACGGAATTCCTTTAATTTATAGTGGTCAGGAATTACCTTTGAGAACTAAAAGACTGGAGTTTTTTGAGAAAGATCCTATTCCTTGGAACGGAACTTATGAAATGGCAGCATTTTATAAAAAACTGCTGACTTTAAAGTCTAATAATCCGGCTTTGAGAGGTGCTGATAGCAATGTTGTAACTATTCTGCTTCAGAATACATCTCCGGGTAAAGTGTTTTCTTATTTGCGTAAAAATGGAGATGATGAGGTTCTGGTAATTCTTAACATGTCCAGAGAAGCGGAGCTTAATTTCAGCCTTACAGATTCGTATGTTTTAGGTATCTTCAGAAGTCTGTTTTCTGATACGGAGCATGATTTTACCAGTCAAACAGCATTTACATTGCAGCCTTTTGAATATATGGTTTTTGAAAAATAA
- a CDS encoding IS1096 element passenger TnpR family protein, which yields MIYKVRVILDAKDSVFRDIEIKDKQTLWNLHLGIKSAFSLQGEELSSFYFSDEEWTEGNAIPLEDMSDEGDGETMSDIYLNEAFAEKGAKMLFKYGLLDLWEFFCELQEIIEEKPAVNYPITAFRFGNMPLKAPSKSGNGGGKMAMPMADDEFGDISSDFKGDDFDDFDDDEEEEEGGYGDDLYDEEDLDKI from the coding sequence ATGATTTACAAAGTAAGAGTAATTTTAGATGCTAAAGACAGTGTTTTCCGTGATATAGAAATCAAGGACAAACAAACTCTATGGAATTTGCACTTAGGAATTAAAAGTGCTTTCAGCCTGCAGGGAGAAGAGCTTTCTTCTTTTTATTTTTCAGATGAAGAATGGACAGAAGGAAATGCAATCCCATTAGAAGATATGTCAGATGAAGGAGATGGGGAAACCATGTCGGATATTTATTTAAATGAAGCATTTGCCGAGAAAGGAGCAAAAATGCTTTTCAAGTATGGCCTTCTGGACCTATGGGAATTCTTCTGCGAATTGCAGGAGATAATCGAAGAAAAGCCAGCAGTTAACTATCCTATCACAGCTTTTAGATTTGGAAATATGCCATTAAAGGCACCATCTAAATCTGGTAACGGAGGTGGTAAAATGGCAATGCCTATGGCAGATGATGAGTTTGGAGACATCTCTTCTGATTTTAAAGGAGACGATTTCGATGACTTTGACGATGACGAGGAAGAAGAAGAAGGAGGATATGGAGACGATCTTTATGATGAAGAAGATCTCGATAAAATCTAA
- a CDS encoding sensor histidine kinase, with protein sequence MNVSPVKIISAIFLTLCMAAIAMIYEKFHHLYDSRNITLLLVIIALLIITGINYVVLVFLFRNYDQRQIRKISQTFPEYFIQEENPTTFTELGEKITGMREEADARMVTMKEMENYRKEYLGNVAHELKTPLFSIQGYVETLMDGGVDDMNIRDKYLERIDKSVERILNIVQDLDMISRLESGQISLSLSKFDINILVRDIFDLLDLEAHKTGAKFLLTTSQSAVMVNADRNKISQVLINLLANAIHYANREKAQIVVNTIITGNEVLVEVKDNGMGIKPESLPRIFERFYRVESSRSRKDGGSGLGLAIVKHILEAHKKNIDVKSVYLEGTSFSFRLDLVK encoded by the coding sequence ATGAATGTAAGCCCTGTTAAAATTATTTCTGCAATATTTCTTACGCTTTGTATGGCGGCAATAGCCATGATTTATGAGAAATTTCACCACCTTTACGACAGCAGAAATATCACATTATTACTTGTAATAATAGCCTTACTTATAATTACCGGAATCAATTATGTGGTTCTGGTTTTCCTTTTCAGAAATTACGATCAGCGGCAGATACGTAAAATCTCTCAGACATTTCCGGAGTATTTTATTCAGGAAGAAAATCCTACCACCTTTACCGAACTCGGAGAAAAAATTACCGGGATGCGGGAAGAAGCAGATGCCAGAATGGTAACCATGAAGGAAATGGAAAACTACCGTAAAGAATACCTGGGTAATGTTGCCCACGAATTGAAAACACCACTGTTTTCTATCCAGGGATATGTAGAAACATTAATGGATGGCGGAGTGGACGATATGAATATCCGTGATAAATATTTAGAAAGGATTGATAAATCGGTTGAGAGAATACTGAATATTGTTCAGGATCTGGATATGATCAGTCGATTAGAATCAGGGCAGATAAGCCTTTCCTTATCCAAATTTGATATTAATATCCTTGTCCGCGATATCTTCGATCTTCTGGATCTGGAAGCCCACAAAACGGGAGCTAAGTTTTTGCTTACGACTTCACAAAGCGCAGTAATGGTAAATGCAGACCGTAATAAGATCTCTCAGGTACTTATAAACCTTTTGGCCAATGCTATCCATTATGCCAATCGGGAAAAAGCACAGATTGTTGTAAATACAATTATCACAGGTAATGAAGTGCTTGTTGAGGTAAAGGATAACGGAATGGGGATAAAACCTGAAAGCCTTCCCCGTATTTTTGAACGTTTTTACCGTGTAGAATCCAGCCGTAGCCGTAAAGATGGCGGATCAGGACTAGGACTTGCCATTGTAAAGCATATTCTGGAAGCCCATAAGAAGAATATAGATGTTAAAAGTGTCTATTTGGAGGGAACCAGCTTTAGTTTTAGACTCGATTTAGTGAAATAA
- a CDS encoding response regulator transcription factor has product MSTKKILLIDDEPDILELLSYNLTKEGYLVETAKNGVEGIEKAKELIPDMILLDVMMPEKDGIETCQDLRNIKELEKTLIIFLSARGEEFSQLAGFQAGANDYITKVIKPKVLISKVNALMELTTRVATQAQQLKIGSLTIDKDNFRVTKGTQQFLLPKKEFDLLYLLASNTQKVFKRDEILEKVWGNDVIVGERTIDVHIRRLREKLGIDTIQTLKGIGYKLVV; this is encoded by the coding sequence ATGAGCACTAAAAAAATCCTTTTAATAGATGATGAACCGGATATTTTAGAATTATTATCCTATAATCTAACCAAAGAAGGATATTTGGTTGAAACCGCTAAAAACGGAGTAGAAGGAATTGAGAAAGCAAAAGAGCTTATTCCGGATATGATACTTCTGGATGTAATGATGCCTGAGAAAGACGGAATAGAAACTTGCCAGGATCTGCGTAACATTAAAGAGCTAGAAAAAACGCTAATTATTTTCCTTTCTGCGCGTGGTGAAGAATTCTCTCAACTAGCAGGTTTCCAGGCAGGTGCTAATGATTATATTACGAAGGTAATAAAGCCAAAAGTACTTATTTCGAAAGTTAATGCACTGATGGAACTTACAACACGTGTAGCAACACAGGCACAACAATTGAAAATCGGAAGTCTTACGATAGACAAGGATAACTTCAGAGTAACAAAAGGGACTCAACAGTTTTTATTACCAAAGAAAGAGTTCGATTTACTTTATTTACTAGCTTCTAATACTCAGAAAGTCTTTAAAAGAGACGAGATATTAGAAAAAGTTTGGGGTAATGATGTTATTGTTGGAGAAAGAACCATCGACGTACATATTCGTAGACTCAGAGAAAAATTAGGGATAGATACCATTCAGACTCTTAAAGGTATCGGGTATAAATTGGTAGTGTAA
- a CDS encoding TonB-dependent receptor plug domain-containing protein, translating into MRITKLSIGVFFAFISTTSLMAQATQDTIKKNEAKNIEGVKLQGQRNKKTETAILQEQKKAVIQKQAMGAEEISRKGISNIEQGLTKITGINTVEGRGLFVRGLEERYNYLLINGLGSPSNNPFQKIIALKQFPTDVVGKLNIYKTFNSNLYADFAGATFEIETLSFEKAFTKVEFGIGVNTLSTFRNDFKISENANTMKGYIGLNSHDKRLPSEVRNDIPSGYRFSKDQSINSFKDNWNVDNVKSMPNTSFGFTTAQKFKAGESGTLGLLFSLNHGSKYRYQNGVKNQFIPLGSSIILNNDLNRKEYSYELESSVLLGLGYKNKGTNINFNGIFLQNSANLIQDYLGYRNNEVQNTQFFRVNQQDISRFLDLQLTASQKIGERHLLKAGASWVINTFSQPDRKIIDNSKPTGNPNEVMLNYGGNNLIRQYLDVNGKDYLSAFAEYSVGLGEKGDKKEFPWTLAVGYNGFFDRRSNSYRFIYGYPNDLSQSTVRVNIDRPQEVFNQSIRNNALYYREDAYSYAFKSNIYQFVNAGYLNVNFKPSEKWDILVGGRVENNMNITRYKQAGDRATDPFRNLTKNQYFVLPSLAVKMAVNDKSNLRFAASKTITRPILIEYMPIVYINPDNENIFGNKDLKNSENYNLDLKYEIFPTSKEMFAVNLFAKRIDNAIERSFITSGNSNGQTITFYNAKKATLAGIEIEGLMNLSRINENLNKWSLGANATFMYSKVTRGADQTEETDAIANRNRTLQGAAPWTVNADLKYEFKNRSNLTHTVSLVYNVSGKKIYGVGFQKLDNIYELPFHQLDVIYAAQLTKNWNLKLGIQNILDSTYKLDLGPDSLIPVDAASLRMTDYKRGTTFNLTIGYTF; encoded by the coding sequence ATGAGAATAACTAAACTCTCAATTGGTGTTTTCTTCGCTTTTATTTCTACCACATCTTTAATGGCTCAGGCAACGCAAGATACCATTAAAAAGAATGAGGCTAAAAATATTGAAGGTGTAAAATTACAGGGCCAAAGGAACAAAAAAACCGAAACGGCTATTTTACAAGAGCAGAAAAAAGCTGTTATCCAAAAACAAGCCATGGGGGCTGAGGAGATTTCCAGAAAAGGAATTTCTAATATAGAACAGGGCTTAACCAAAATAACAGGGATAAATACCGTTGAGGGAAGAGGGCTTTTCGTACGGGGATTGGAAGAACGTTATAACTATCTTTTGATTAATGGACTTGGTTCTCCTTCTAATAACCCTTTCCAGAAGATTATTGCATTAAAGCAGTTTCCAACTGATGTTGTTGGTAAGCTTAATATCTACAAAACATTCAACTCTAATCTTTATGCAGACTTTGCAGGAGCTACATTTGAAATTGAAACGTTGAGTTTTGAGAAAGCTTTTACAAAAGTAGAATTTGGAATCGGAGTAAATACATTAAGCACTTTCAGAAATGATTTTAAAATAAGTGAGAATGCCAATACCATGAAAGGATATATTGGCCTTAATTCTCATGACAAACGCCTCCCTTCAGAAGTCAGAAATGATATTCCGAGCGGATACCGTTTCTCCAAAGACCAGTCCATTAATTCTTTTAAAGACAACTGGAATGTAGACAATGTAAAGTCTATGCCTAATACCAGCTTTGGGTTTACAACTGCACAAAAATTTAAAGCGGGAGAATCCGGAACTTTAGGTTTATTATTCTCTTTGAATCATGGAAGCAAATACAGATATCAAAATGGTGTTAAAAACCAGTTTATACCACTTGGGTCAAGTATTATTCTAAACAATGACCTCAACAGAAAAGAATATAGCTATGAATTAGAATCTTCTGTGTTATTAGGACTTGGTTATAAGAATAAAGGTACTAATATTAACTTTAACGGGATATTCTTACAAAACTCTGCAAATCTTATTCAGGATTATTTAGGTTATAGAAATAATGAAGTCCAGAACACTCAGTTTTTCAGAGTAAATCAACAAGATATTTCAAGATTTTTGGACTTGCAATTAACCGCTTCTCAGAAAATTGGAGAAAGGCACTTACTAAAGGCAGGAGCCAGTTGGGTAATCAATACATTTAGTCAACCAGACAGAAAGATTATTGATAACTCTAAACCAACTGGGAATCCGAATGAAGTTATGCTAAACTATGGTGGAAATAATCTTATCCGTCAGTATCTTGATGTAAATGGTAAAGATTATTTGTCTGCCTTTGCAGAATACTCAGTAGGGTTAGGTGAAAAAGGTGATAAAAAGGAGTTTCCTTGGACCCTTGCTGTGGGATATAATGGGTTCTTCGACAGAAGGAGTAATTCGTACAGGTTTATCTACGGATATCCAAACGACCTTTCACAGAGTACAGTACGTGTGAATATAGACAGACCACAGGAAGTCTTCAACCAGTCAATCAGAAACAATGCATTATACTACAGAGAAGATGCTTATTCATATGCATTCAAAAGTAATATTTATCAGTTTGTAAATGCTGGTTATCTAAATGTGAATTTCAAACCGTCCGAGAAATGGGATATACTAGTAGGCGGACGTGTTGAGAACAACATGAACATTACACGTTACAAGCAAGCCGGAGACAGAGCAACTGATCCATTCAGAAATCTAACGAAAAACCAATATTTTGTTCTCCCATCCTTAGCTGTAAAAATGGCTGTAAACGACAAATCTAATTTAAGATTTGCAGCCAGCAAAACTATTACCCGTCCTATTCTTATAGAATATATGCCAATTGTATATATCAATCCTGATAATGAGAATATTTTTGGTAATAAGGATCTAAAGAATAGTGAAAACTACAATTTGGACTTAAAATATGAGATTTTCCCTACCTCAAAAGAAATGTTTGCTGTAAATCTTTTTGCTAAAAGAATTGATAATGCTATTGAAAGATCTTTCATTACATCCGGAAACTCTAACGGGCAAACTATAACTTTTTATAATGCTAAAAAGGCAACATTGGCGGGGATTGAAATCGAGGGTTTAATGAACTTAAGTAGAATAAACGAAAATCTGAATAAGTGGAGCCTTGGTGCTAATGCAACATTTATGTATTCCAAAGTAACTAGAGGTGCAGATCAAACTGAAGAAACTGATGCTATTGCAAATAGAAACAGAACTTTACAAGGTGCTGCTCCATGGACCGTAAATGCTGATTTAAAATATGAGTTCAAAAACAGAAGCAATTTAACTCATACCGTGTCTTTAGTGTACAACGTATCCGGAAAGAAAATTTATGGTGTCGGATTCCAGAAGTTGGATAATATATACGAATTACCATTTCATCAGTTAGACGTCATTTATGCAGCTCAATTAACTAAAAACTGGAATTTAAAATTAGGAATTCAGAACATTCTGGACTCTACCTATAAACTAGATTTGGGGCCGGATAGTTTGATTCCGGTAGATGCAGCTTCATTGAGAATGACTGATTACAAAAGAGGAACAACATTTAATTTAACTATCGGATATACATTTTAA
- a CDS encoding barstar family protein, giving the protein MKEVFIDFSQIGDYEEFYEQLKEKLPLPDYFGDNLDGLYDVLTGDLEMPLHIEFVNLSVDQLETFEDLLETMEDAEENVEGFTFSYFLEQFEDED; this is encoded by the coding sequence ATGAAAGAAGTATTCATAGATTTTAGTCAGATAGGTGACTATGAAGAATTTTACGAACAACTAAAGGAAAAACTTCCGTTACCTGATTATTTCGGAGACAATCTGGATGGTCTGTATGATGTATTAACAGGTGATTTGGAAATGCCTTTGCATATAGAGTTCGTTAATCTTAGTGTAGACCAGCTGGAGACTTTTGAAGATTTGTTGGAGACGATGGAAGATGCAGAAGAAAATGTTGAGGGCTTCACTTTCTCCTATTTTCTGGAACAGTTTGAAGATGAAGATTAA
- a CDS encoding ribonuclease domain-containing protein: MNSKFLKIMLLFVVAFTAGIGVMSLINKNTGKRMPTTDEVVNYDPATSKNTQTDIATLTNEKVVADYVKKNKKLPDYYITKREAREKGWEPSKGNLCDVLPGKAIGGDYFGNREGKLPKENGRKYFEADVNYDCGRRDAERMVFSNDGLVFISKDHYKSFEQK, translated from the coding sequence ATGAACTCTAAGTTTTTAAAGATTATGCTTCTTTTCGTTGTTGCTTTTACAGCAGGAATAGGAGTGATGTCTCTGATTAACAAAAATACAGGAAAGAGAATGCCTACTACCGATGAGGTGGTAAATTACGATCCTGCAACTTCTAAAAATACCCAGACAGATATAGCTACACTAACAAATGAGAAGGTTGTAGCAGATTATGTGAAAAAAAATAAAAAACTGCCTGATTACTATATCACTAAAAGAGAAGCCAGAGAAAAAGGCTGGGAACCATCTAAAGGAAATCTTTGTGATGTTTTACCAGGCAAGGCAATTGGTGGGGATTACTTTGGAAACAGAGAGGGAAAGCTGCCCAAAGAAAATGGCAGAAAATACTTTGAAGCCGATGTAAACTACGATTGCGGAAGAAGAGATGCTGAGCGTATGGTATTTAGTAACGACGGATTGGTATTTATAAGTAAAGATCATTATAAAAGTTTTGAACAGAAATAA
- the nadE gene encoding NAD(+) synthase, with protein MQSEKVIEHIVAWLKNYAEKAGMKGFVVGVSGGIDSAVVSTLAAMTGMKTLVLEMPIRQKEDQVNRAQEHIDFLKNKFPNVDGFRVDLTPTFDTFQSQIDVNDADFPNEQLALANSRSRLRMITLYYYGQIHNLLVTGTGNKIEDFGVGFFTKYGDGGVDISPIADLVKTQVYEVARHLDIVESIQKAIPTDGLWDEERTDEQQMGASYPELEWAMSVYNTHKADDFSGREKEVFQIYDKLHRATLHKINPIPVCEIPETLLN; from the coding sequence ATGCAATCAGAAAAAGTTATAGAACATATTGTAGCATGGCTGAAGAACTATGCGGAAAAAGCAGGCATGAAAGGTTTCGTAGTCGGAGTATCCGGCGGAATTGATTCGGCAGTAGTTTCTACGCTAGCAGCGATGACAGGTATGAAAACTTTGGTTTTAGAAATGCCTATCCGTCAGAAAGAAGATCAGGTGAACCGAGCTCAGGAGCATATTGATTTTCTGAAAAACAAATTTCCTAATGTAGATGGTTTTAGAGTAGATCTTACCCCTACATTCGATACTTTTCAGAGTCAGATAGATGTAAATGATGCAGATTTTCCAAATGAGCAGCTGGCTTTAGCCAATTCCCGTTCCCGTTTGCGTATGATTACTTTATACTATTACGGGCAGATTCATAATCTTTTAGTTACCGGTACAGGAAATAAAATAGAAGATTTTGGTGTAGGCTTTTTCACTAAGTACGGTGATGGCGGGGTGGATATCAGTCCGATTGCAGATCTGGTAAAAACACAGGTATATGAAGTAGCAAGACATCTGGATATTGTAGAAAGTATACAAAAAGCAATTCCTACAGATGGATTATGGGATGAAGAAAGAACTGATGAACAACAAATGGGAGCTTCTTATCCTGAATTGGAATGGGCAATGAGTGTTTATAATACCCATAAAGCTGATGATTTTTCGGGGAGAGAAAAAGAAGTTTTTCAGATTTATGATAAATTGCACAGAGCAACTCTGCATAAAATAAATCCGATACCAGTCTGTGAAATTCCGGAAACATTATTGAATTAA
- a CDS encoding GNAT family N-acetyltransferase, with product MRPFEETDTEGLFLLDSNPEVMKYVGGVVSTEIGHSRKMIEFIQKQYKENGVGRLAVIEKSSNLFIGWSGLKYLTSEINGMKNVYELGYRFLPEYWGKGYATETAIAALNYAFDSIKTDIVYAMAVTENTGSNRVLRKLGFEELGTFLDNGDLCYWYKLERENYKQN from the coding sequence ATGAGACCATTTGAAGAAACAGATACAGAAGGTCTCTTTCTTTTAGACTCTAATCCCGAAGTGATGAAGTACGTCGGTGGTGTAGTCTCTACAGAAATTGGACATAGCCGTAAAATGATTGAATTTATACAAAAACAGTATAAAGAAAATGGTGTAGGAAGACTTGCGGTAATCGAGAAAAGCAGCAATCTCTTTATTGGATGGAGTGGGCTAAAATATCTGACGAGTGAGATAAACGGTATGAAGAATGTTTATGAACTAGGATATCGTTTTTTGCCGGAATACTGGGGAAAAGGTTATGCCACAGAGACGGCGATAGCAGCCTTGAATTATGCATTTGATAGCATAAAAACAGACATCGTATATGCAATGGCAGTTACCGAAAATACAGGATCTAATCGTGTTCTGCGGAAGTTAGGCTTTGAGGAGCTGGGAACTTTCTTGGACAACGGTGATCTGTGTTACTGGTATAAGCTAGAGAGAGAAAATTACAAACAGAACTAA
- the gldC gene encoding gliding motility protein GldC, translating into MRQTQISINVELDENHVPEKLTWNAQDGGIDNQETKAVMISVWDEKKHEALRIDLWTKEMPVDQMKMFFHQILVSLGHTYERATGEEDVAEKVMEFAEEFAALAKIKG; encoded by the coding sequence ATGAGACAAACACAGATATCTATCAATGTAGAACTAGACGAAAATCACGTACCGGAAAAACTAACATGGAATGCTCAGGACGGAGGTATCGACAACCAGGAAACTAAAGCTGTCATGATCTCTGTATGGGATGAAAAGAAACATGAAGCGCTACGTATAGACTTATGGACAAAAGAAATGCCTGTTGACCAGATGAAGATGTTTTTCCATCAGATTCTTGTTTCATTAGGCCATACTTATGAAAGAGCTACCGGCGAAGAAGATGTTGCTGAAAAAGTAATGGAATTTGCTGAGGAGTTTGCTGCTCTTGCAAAAATCAAAGGATAA